GGACGCCGTCGAGGCGGTCCGGGAGGACTTCGCGCCCGGTCCCGCCGAGACGCGGGAGCTGATCGCCGCGGCGCGGGACCGCGCCCACGAACTCGGCGTCACCGGCGTCCACGACATGGTGCGGGACTCCCACGCGCCGCGGGCGTACCGCGAACTCGACCGCGCGGACGAGCTGGGGCTCCGCGTCCGGATCAACTACTGGAGCGACCACCTCGCCGCCGTCCGCGAACTGGGTCTGCGGACCAACCACGGGAGCGACATGGTTCGCGTCGGCGGGATCAAGTCCTTCACCGACGGCAGCATCGGCGGGCGCACGGCGAAACTGTTCGAGCCGTACGCCGACGGCGACGGGACCGGGACGTGGGTCGTCGACCCCGACGACCTCCGCGCCGTGGTCGACGAGGTCGACGACGCCGGCCTGCAGATGACGACCCACGCCATCGGCGACGAGGCGATCGAGGTCACGCTGTCAGCGTACGAGTCCACCGACGACCCCGGCGCGGCCCGCCACCGGATCGAACACGTCGAACTCGCCACCGACGAGCAGATCGAGCGCATGGCCGACGCGGGCGTCGTCGCCTCCGTCCAGCCGAACTTCCACCGCTGGGCGGCCGAGAGTGGCCTGTACGACCGCCGTCTCGGCGACGAGCGCCGGCGGCGGACCAACCGCCTCGCGCGCCTCGCCGAGGCGGACCTCCCGCTGGCCTTCGGCAGCGACGTGATGCCGTTCGGGCCGCTGGAGGGCGTCCACCACGCCGTCAACGCGCCGACCGACGCGGGGTCGCTGTCCGTCACGGCCGCGCTCCGCGCGTACACGAGCGGCGCGGCGTACGCCGGGTTCGACGAGGACAGACTGGGGACGATCGAACCGGGCACCGCGGCGGACTTCACCGTGCTCGACCGTTCGCCGTGGGAGCACGCCGAGGCGATCCGCGAGGTCGACGTGCTGGCGACGGTCGTCGACGGCGACGTGGTGTACGACGCACGGGAGTGAACGCCGGGGCCGGTCAGTCCCGTCCGATCACTCGTTCTCCGGCACCGAGCGCCGCCGTCCCGACAAGCATTCCGACGGCTAGCCACAGCATCGCACCGACCGACGCGAACACGGCGACGCCCGCCACCCAGAGGACGCCGACGACCGTGACGCCGAAGCGATACCGTGGGTCGTCGAGCGGTCGCCGGACGGCGGTCGAGAGCGGCCCGAGAACGACTCCCACCGCCAGCCACGGGACCGAGAGCGCCTCGCCCTCCAGCACGGCGGCGGCCGCCAGTAGCGCCCCGACAGCGACCGCGGCCTCGAAGTCACGCTCCGCGACCAGTCGCTCGGTCATGGACAGTGATGGTCCCAGCGGCGTCAAAACCTTTCTGTAGCGACCTAATTCACGATCCGTGTTCGATCGGCGGGTTTTGAGCCTGATAGACGTTGGATGTCGGTTTGTAGGGACGGAGACATTGACGCGCTTTCTCTGAAGAAGAAATTTTTTCATTATCGGTATCCGAACTCCAGACAGGGAACTAACAGTGCCACGAATGGAAACGGCTGACATCGAGACGGACCTCAGCCTCTTCAAGTACGACAACCTCGAACAGTTGCCCGAGGCGTACCGCGAACTCGACGAAGACGAGCGAACGGCACGCATCGAGGCGGCCCGCGACGAACTCGGCGACGACGTGGTGGTGCTCGGCCACAACTACCAGCGCCGGGAGATCGTCGAGCACGCGGACTTCGTCGGCGACTCCTACGGCCTCTCCGTCGAGGCCGCCGAGACCGACGCCGACTACGTGGTGTTCGGCGGGGTCACGTTCATGGCCGAGAGCGCGGACGTGATCACCGACGACGACCAGTCGGTGATCCTCCCGTCGATGGAGGCGTCCTGCCCGATGGCGGGGATGGCGGAGGCGCTGCAGGTCGACGCCGCGTGGGCGGAGATCACCGCGGCAGCGCCGGACCGGGATATCGTGCCGGTGACGTACATGAACTCCTACGCCGACCTCAAGGCGTTCTGCGCCGAACAGGGCGGCGCGGTCTGCACGTCGTCGAACGCCGCCGACGTGTTCGACTGGGCGCTGTCGAAGGGCGATGCCGTCCTCTTCCTGCCGGACAAACACCTCGGCGAGAACACCGCCCACGAACTCGGCCTCGAGGACAGCGTGGCCGAGTGGGACCCCTGGGACCCCGAGGGGAAGGACGCCGGCGAGGTCGCAGCGAGCGACATCGTGCTCTGGGACGGCTACTGCCAGGTCCACGAGCGGTTCCGACCCGAGCACGTCCGGCAGATCCGCGAGGACCACGACGACGCGAACGTCATCGTCCATCCCGAGTGCCGTCGGGAGGTCGTCGAGGCTGCGGACGTTGCGGGCAGCACCGCCACGATCCGCGAGACGGTGGCCGAGGCCGACCCCGGCGAGACGTGGGCGATCGGGACGGAGATCCACCTGACCAACCACCTCCAGTGGTGGCACCCGGAGGTGAACGTCGTCCCCCTCTGCGGCGAGGCGTGCATGGACTGCAACGCGATGCGCCAGATCGACCCCAACTATCTCGCGTGGGTGCTGGAGGAACTGGCCGCCGGCTGGGAGCGAAACGTCGTGTCGGTCAAGTCGGAGACGGCCGAACTCGCCGAACTGGCCGTCGAGCGCATGCTGGCGATAGCATGACGGGGGCGCGCACCGCCGACGTGCTCGTCGTCGGCAGCGGCATCGCGGGCTGTAGCGCCGCGCTCGCCGCCGCGCGGGCGGGTGCGGACGTGCTGCTCGTCACGAAGGCCGAGCGTCCCGAGGACGCCAGCACGGACTGGGCGCAGGGCGGCATCGCCACCACGCGGGGCGACCCCGAGTCGCTCAAGCGCGACGTGCTGGCGGCCAGCGACGGCACCGCCGACCCCGAGGCCGTCGACACGCTCATGGCGGACGCCCCGACTGCTGTTCGGGACGTACTCGTCGAGACGCTCGACGTGCCGTTCGACGGGACCGACGCGGGGTACGACTACGCCCGCGAGGCCGGCCACTCCCGCGAGCGGATCCTCCACGTCGACGCCAGCACCGGGCGGCACCTCCTCCGACCGTTCCTCCGCCACCTCGACGGCCACGAGCGCGTGACCGTGCTGGAGGACACCGCCGCGCTCGACCTGATCACGGAGGAGGGGCAGGTCCGCGGCGCGCTGCTGGACACCGCGCCGACCGGCGACCCCGTCTTCGCCGGCGCGACGGTGCTCGCGACCGGCGGCATCGGCGCGTGCTACCGGCGGTCGACGAACCCGGCTGCGGCGACCGGCGACGGGGTCGCCATGGCCGCGCTCGCGGGGGCCGACGTGGCCGACATGGCGTACGTGCAGTTCCACCCGACGGCGTACGCGGGCGACGCGGCTGGCGGCGACGACGCCGCCGGCGACACGTTCCTCGTCAGCGAGGCCGTCCGCGGCGAGGGCGCGCTCCTGCGCAACGGCGACGGCGAGCGGTTCATGCCGGGCTACCACGACGACGCGGAACTCGCGCCGCGGGACGTGGTCGCCCGCGCCGTCGCCGCCGAGCGCGACGCGACCGGCGAGGTCCGGCTTGACGTGTCCCCGCTGGAGTTCGCCGACGAGTTCCCGGACCTCGCGGCGAAGTGCGAGGAACGCGGCGTCGACCCCGACGCTGGTATCCCGGTCGCGCCCGCCCAGCACTTCCTCTGTGGCGGCGTCGCGGTCGACGAGCAGGGGCGGACCAGCCTCGACCGCCTGTTCGCCGTCGGGGAGTGCGCCCGCACCGGCGTCCACGGCGCGAACCGCCTCGCCAGCACGAGCCTGCTGGAGGGGCTGGTGTGGGGCCGCCGGGCCGGACGGGCGGCCGCCGGCAACGAGGTCGTCGAGTGCGAGTCCCCGGAACTGCGCGACAGCGACCCCGACCTCCCCGATCGTTTCGCGGCGGAGAAGTTCACTCGCCTGCGCCGCGTGATGGACGAGTACGCCGGCATCCGCCGGACGCCCGAGGGCCTCGACCGCGCGCGGAGCGTCCTCCGCCGGCTCAAGGGCGAGGTCGACGCGTACGCCCGCACCAGAACGTCGCGGGAGCTGTACGAACTCCGCAACGCCGCGGTGACCAGCCTGCTCGTGGTCCGCGCGGCCGCCGAGCACGACGAGTCGGTTGGCTGTCACTGGATCGCCGAGCCCGACCCGGCCCCGGCGGGGGACTGACGATGCCGGTGACGGACCGGCAGGTCGAACGCTGGCTCCGGGAGGACCTGGGCCACCACGACGCCACCAACGACGTGCCCGGCGAGACGACGGGCCGTCTGGTCGCACGGGAGGCGGGCGTCGCCGCCGGGCTGGACGCCGCCGTCGCCACCTTCGACTACCTCGGCGTCGACGCCGAGCGACAGGCCGAAGCCGGGGACTGCATCGAACCGGGCGAGGCCGTCCTGACCGTTTCCGGCGCGGCGCAGTCGGTGCTCCGTGGCGAGCGCGTCGCGGTCAACGTCGCCGGCCACGCCTCCGGCGTGGCGACGAAGACCCGCGCGGCCGTCGACGCCGCCCGCGAGGTCACCGACGACGTGGCGGTGGCCGGGACCCGCAAGACGACGCCCGGGCTCCGCGGGGTCGAGAAGCGGGCACTTTCGACGGGCGGCGGCGACACCCACCGCCTCGACCTCTCGCACATGGCGATGGTCAAGGAGAACCACGCGGCCGAACTGGGGCTGGAAGCCGCGATCCAGCGGTTTCAGGAGCGCACCTCATTCGCGACGAAGGTGGAGGCGGAGGTGGAAGAGCCCGCCGACGCCCCGCGGGCCGCCGCGGCGGGAGCCGATATCGTCCTGCTCGACAACATGTCGCCCGCGGAGACGAGCGAGGCGGTCGACCTGCTCCGCGACGCCGCGGCCGGCGCGCTCGCGGAGGCCTCGGGGGGGATCACCGTCGACGACGTGCCGGCCTACGCCCGGACCGGCGTCGACGTGATCTCGATGGGGTCGCTCACCCACTCCGCGCCGTCGCTGGACTACTCGTTCCGGACCGGGTGAGCCGTCGCCCGCCGGGTGCGCGGTGCAGCGGAACCCGCGGGACCGTGCGCGTCACCCGACGTCGTGACCGGTCTGTTTCTGACAGGTCGGGTAACACGTCCCGTGCGTGAGCGCGAAGCAGATCACGCCGCAGGCGACCGCGATGGGCCACGACGCGATGTAGCGCGCGCACTTGACGCCACAGCCACCGCCTGCGGCCGCCTTGAGGACGGTGCAGAGCTTCGAACACCAGTCCGTGCAGACGCCCATCACGCAGGTGATGTGGCCCTGCGTCGAGACGCCGTCGCCGCCCGCGTCGACGGTCACGTCCTGTACGTGGCCGTCGAGGCTCCCGTCCGCGTCGCGCCCGGCGAACCCGTCCGCGAACTCGACGACGATCCGGCGGACGACGTCCTCGCCGTCGGCGACCGGGACGACGAGCCCCTTCCGGTCGTCGCGCTGGTTGTGGACGTAGGCTGTCGCCTCCTCGACGACCTCCCCGTCGGCGGCCGCCCTGGCGTCGGCGTACGCCGGCAGGTCGTCGAGGCCGTCGAGCAGCGACTCCACGGTCGGGGTTGCCACGTCGAGCACCTCCCGCTTGGTCCCGTCGACGGTCGTGACGCCGTCGCCGCGTCGGGCCCTGCCGTGGACCTTCAGTTCCCCGTCGAACAGGTCGTCGGACTTGTGGTACTCTATCACCGGCCCTGACTCGTCGTCCGAGCCGAACCGAACCTCGTACCCCGTCGCTCCGTCGACGGTGTACCTCCGCACTGTCGACAGCCCCGGTTGCTCGCCGAGTTCGTCGGCCACGTACCGCACCTCGGACGACCGGACCGCCTCCGAGACGAGCTGTCCCCGCTTCCGTCCGCGGACCTCCTCGGTCTCTATCTCCGGGCGGTCGCCCCCGTCCGCATCCCCGTCGGGCCCGGCCGCCGCGCTCACGCCCGACCCGAGCGTGAGCGCGCCGAAGGAGAGCCCGACGGTCCGGAGGAACGCCCGCCGGTCCGGGTCAGGGGCGTCCCGGAGCTCGGAGAGCGTCTCCCACGTCTCGACACAGCCGCCACCGTCGTCGATTTCCCGCTCGATCCGCTCGCGTGCTGTCGATGACGCGTCTTTTTTGCTCATGTGTGAATACTGCATTATCGGTGTGTGTCCGGTAGTAAAAGTATTTTACCGCTAGCAATTAATATTACTATAGTGAAGAAAAATATAACACCCTGCCGGCGGATCCCCCGGGTATGGTAGAGCAGATGAACGCGGAGATCGAGCCGACGGTTCGAACCGGCGTCCTCGCGCTCGTCGCCGTGCTCGGCGTCCCCACGGCCCTCTACTTCGGGCTGCGGGGACCGCTCGGCGCGGCGACGGCCAACGCGCTCGCGCTCGGCTCCTCGGTGGTTCTCGCGGTCGCCGCCGTCGCCGTGCTGCTGTGGCGAGGGGAGTAGCTACTCCAGCAGGCTCTCGCCGGTCATCGCCGCCGGCTGGTCGACGCCCAGCAGCGACAGCACCGTCGGGGCGATGTCCGCGAGCGTGCCGCCCGACCGGACGCTACGGCCTGCGCCCGTCCCGTCCGGGGCGACGTAGATCAGCGGCACGTCGTTGTACGTGTGGGCGGTGTGCGGGTCGTCCTCCGTGCCCATGTCGTCGGCGTTGCCGTGGTCGGCGGTGACCAGCACGTGCGCGCCGCGGTCGGTGAGGTGGTCGACGAGGCGACCGAGCTGCGTGTCGACGGTCTCGACGGCCGTCACGGCGGCGTCGTAGTCCCCGGTGTGGCCCACCATGTCGGGGTTGGCGTAGTTCAGCACGAGCGCGTCGGGGTCGTCGCTGTCGACGATCCGGACGGCGCTGTCGGTCACCTCGGGGGCGCTCATCTCCGGCTGCATGTCGTAGGTCGCCACGTCCGGCGACTCGACGATCTCGCGGCGTTCGCCCTCGAACTCCACCTCCCGGCCGCCGTTGAGGAAGTAGGTGACGTGGGGGTACTTCTCGGACTCGGCGATGCGGAGCTGGGTCCTGCCGTGCGCGGCCAGCGTCTCGCCGAGCGTGTCCTCGGGGCGGCGGGGCGGGAAGGCGACGGGCAGGTCGAACGTCTCGTCGTACTGCGTCATCGTCACCACCTCCACGTCCGGCGGCGACGTGGCAAAGTCCCACTCGGGGTCGATGTCCGCGAGCAGCCGGGTGAGCTGCCGGGCGCGGTCCGAGCGGTAGTTGAAGAAGACGACCGCGTCGCCGTCCTGGAGTGCGTGCTCGCCCCGCACCAGCGTCGGCTCGACGAACTCGTCGGTGTCGCCGCGGTCGTACGACTCCTCGACGGCGGCGACCGAGGACGCCGACGCGTGCTCAGCCTCGCGGTTGACGATGGCGTCGTACGCCCGGCGGGTCCGCTCCCAGTTCTGGTCGCGGTCCATCGCGTAGTAGCGGCCCGACACCGTCGCCACGTCGCCGGTGCCGTGCTCGTCGAGGACGCTCTCCAGTTCGCGGAGGTAGCCCGCGCCCGCGGTCGGGTCCGTGTCGCGGCCGTCC
The genomic region above belongs to Halostella salina and contains:
- a CDS encoding amidohydrolase; translated protein: MTEAADLILTNAEVHTLTDSDGTAEAVAVRDGRIVRVDDAYEVDFLEGVDTTVRDLDGAVVLPGFVDAHTHMEQVGQFRVHADLGAASDRDDAVERLADGARDDREWILGFGYDESEWPGGDYLTREDLDAVSDDRPVAAIRVDMHTASLNSAALDRLDLPADHVETAGGEPTGVVVEDAVEAVREDFAPGPAETRELIAAARDRAHELGVTGVHDMVRDSHAPRAYRELDRADELGLRVRINYWSDHLAAVRELGLRTNHGSDMVRVGGIKSFTDGSIGGRTAKLFEPYADGDGTGTWVVDPDDLRAVVDEVDDAGLQMTTHAIGDEAIEVTLSAYESTDDPGAARHRIEHVELATDEQIERMADAGVVASVQPNFHRWAAESGLYDRRLGDERRRRTNRLARLAEADLPLAFGSDVMPFGPLEGVHHAVNAPTDAGSLSVTAALRAYTSGAAYAGFDEDRLGTIEPGTAADFTVLDRSPWEHAEAIREVDVLATVVDGDVVYDARE
- the nadA gene encoding quinolinate synthase NadA produces the protein METADIETDLSLFKYDNLEQLPEAYRELDEDERTARIEAARDELGDDVVVLGHNYQRREIVEHADFVGDSYGLSVEAAETDADYVVFGGVTFMAESADVITDDDQSVILPSMEASCPMAGMAEALQVDAAWAEITAAAPDRDIVPVTYMNSYADLKAFCAEQGGAVCTSSNAADVFDWALSKGDAVLFLPDKHLGENTAHELGLEDSVAEWDPWDPEGKDAGEVAASDIVLWDGYCQVHERFRPEHVRQIREDHDDANVIVHPECRREVVEAADVAGSTATIRETVAEADPGETWAIGTEIHLTNHLQWWHPEVNVVPLCGEACMDCNAMRQIDPNYLAWVLEELAAGWERNVVSVKSETAELAELAVERMLAIA
- a CDS encoding L-aspartate oxidase, producing MTGARTADVLVVGSGIAGCSAALAAARAGADVLLVTKAERPEDASTDWAQGGIATTRGDPESLKRDVLAASDGTADPEAVDTLMADAPTAVRDVLVETLDVPFDGTDAGYDYAREAGHSRERILHVDASTGRHLLRPFLRHLDGHERVTVLEDTAALDLITEEGQVRGALLDTAPTGDPVFAGATVLATGGIGACYRRSTNPAAATGDGVAMAALAGADVADMAYVQFHPTAYAGDAAGGDDAAGDTFLVSEAVRGEGALLRNGDGERFMPGYHDDAELAPRDVVARAVAAERDATGEVRLDVSPLEFADEFPDLAAKCEERGVDPDAGIPVAPAQHFLCGGVAVDEQGRTSLDRLFAVGECARTGVHGANRLASTSLLEGLVWGRRAGRAAAGNEVVECESPELRDSDPDLPDRFAAEKFTRLRRVMDEYAGIRRTPEGLDRARSVLRRLKGEVDAYARTRTSRELYELRNAAVTSLLVVRAAAEHDESVGCHWIAEPDPAPAGD
- the nadC gene encoding carboxylating nicotinate-nucleotide diphosphorylase, producing MPVTDRQVERWLREDLGHHDATNDVPGETTGRLVAREAGVAAGLDAAVATFDYLGVDAERQAEAGDCIEPGEAVLTVSGAAQSVLRGERVAVNVAGHASGVATKTRAAVDAAREVTDDVAVAGTRKTTPGLRGVEKRALSTGGGDTHRLDLSHMAMVKENHAAELGLEAAIQRFQERTSFATKVEAEVEEPADAPRAAAAGADIVLLDNMSPAETSEAVDLLRDAAAGALAEASGGITVDDVPAYARTGVDVISMGSLTHSAPSLDYSFRTG
- the gpmI gene encoding 2,3-bisphosphoglycerate-independent phosphoglycerate mutase — translated: MDAAVIILDGWGLSDRNPRRSDRASGSASGGRDAVVGADTPNFDRLADAGAYGTLEVSGRRVGLPEGQMGNSEVGHLNIGAGRVVKQEYTRISDAIADGSFHTNDALQAASTYAKEHDGRVHFMGLVSDGGVHSDYEHLFALVEMAAERGVEAVTHAFMDGRDTDPTAGAGYLRELESVLDEHGTGDVATVSGRYYAMDRDQNWERTRRAYDAIVNREAEHASASSVAAVEESYDRGDTDEFVEPTLVRGEHALQDGDAVVFFNYRSDRARQLTRLLADIDPEWDFATSPPDVEVVTMTQYDETFDLPVAFPPRRPEDTLGETLAAHGRTQLRIAESEKYPHVTYFLNGGREVEFEGERREIVESPDVATYDMQPEMSAPEVTDSAVRIVDSDDPDALVLNYANPDMVGHTGDYDAAVTAVETVDTQLGRLVDHLTDRGAHVLVTADHGNADDMGTEDDPHTAHTYNDVPLIYVAPDGTGAGRSVRSGGTLADIAPTVLSLLGVDQPAAMTGESLLE